The Leadbetterella byssophila DSM 17132 DNA window CTTAACTTATCTACTTCACTACCAGCTTTACCGATAACTACACCAGGTCTAGCAGTGTGTATTGTCAATGTAATTCTTTTCAAGGTTCTTTCGATTACTACTCTCGAAACTGAACCTTTAGGAATACGGGCGTTAATATATTTTCTGATCTTATCGTCTTCTACAAGTTTCTCAGAAAAAGTCTTTCCACCGTACCAGTTAGACTCCCAGCCTCTAATGTAACCTAGTCTTAAACCTACAGGATTTACTTTTTGTCCCATTGTATCTGATTAATATAAATTCTTAAATTGCTTATGCTGATTGATTCTCGAGAGTGTCTACCACGATGGTGATGTGCTGAGAACGTTTTCTTACTCTGTAAGCTCTCCCCTGAGGAGCAGGACGTAGTCTCTTTAACATTCTTCCTCCGTCAATCATGATGGTCTTCACATACAAATCAGCATCCTCAATTCTGGCGTCTTCGTTCTTATTTTGCCAGTTGGCAATGGCAGATAGTAATACCTTCTTTATTACCGGTGCGGCTTGCTGAGGCTGGTAAGTAAGAATCCCCAATGCTTGGTTCACCTTCTTGCCTCTGATAAGATCTGCTACAAGCCTTGCTTTACGCGGCGAGGTAGGGAAATCCTTTAATTTTGCTACTGCTTCCATTTCTTATTCTATTATAAGAGAAGTATCTTCTCAGTATATTATCTTTTACCTTTATCTTTCTTATTTACGTGACCTCTGAAGTTACGTGTAGGAGCGAATTCTCCTAACTTATGTCCAATCATGTTATCTGTCACGTAAACAGGGATAAATTTGTTTCCGTTGTGAACAGCAAACGTATGACCTATAAAATCAGGGGAAATCATGGATCTTCTTGACCAAGTCTTGATCACTGATTTCTTGCCAGATTCATTCATAGCAAAGATTTTATTCTCTAGTCTAAAATCAATGTATGGTCCTTTTTTTAACGAACGAGCCATTTAGTATCTATTTTTATTTGGTTCTTCTAGAAATGATTAACTTGTTTGAGTACTTATTCTTGCTTCTGGTTTTCTTACCTTTCGCTAATAAACCATTACGAGAACGTGGGTGACCTCCTGAGGCACGACCTTCACCACCACCCATTGGGTGATCAACCGGGTTCATAACCACACCTCTTACTCTTGGTCTTCTACCTAACCAACGGTTACGTCCTGCTTTTCCTAATACCACGTTCATGTGATCAGGGTTAGAAACAGAACCTACGGTAGCCATGCTATTAGCTAAAACTAAACGCATTTCGCCAGAAGGCATTTTCAAGGTAACATATTTACCCTCTTTCGCTAAAACCTGCGCATAAGTACCTGCACTACGAGCCATTTGAGCACCTTTACCAGGAGTCAACTCGATGTTATGTACAATAGTACCAAGTGGCATGTTTTTCAAAATAAGAGCATTACCCACTTCAGGAGCTACTTTCTCACCAGAGATAATAGTTTGTCCTACTTTAAGACCTTGAGGAGCGATGATATATCTCTTCTCTCCGTCTGTGTACTGCACAAGGGCAATTCTGGAAGTACGGTTTGGATCGTATTCGATAGTCAATACTTCTGCCGGCACATCGTATTTATCACGCTTAAAGTCGATAATACGGTATCTTCTCTTATGTCCTCCACCAATGTATCTTGCGGTTCTGTGACCTTCGTTGTTCCTACCTCCTGTCTTTTTCACAACTGCTAACAAACTCTTCTCAGGCTTGTTTGTAGTTACATCAGAAAAGTTAGGAGCAATTCTGTGTCTCGTTCCGGGCGTAACCGGATTTAATTTTTTAACTGCCATTTTTCAAACGTTTGCAGCCCCGATTCCCATCGGGGCTATACTTTATAATTAAAATTATAATTCAGCGTAGAAATCGATGATTTCCCCTTCTTTAAGAGTTACTATTGCTTTTTTATAAGTAGAAGTTCTTCCTGAAGTCACCTTAGTACGGGTCATTCTTGATTTCTTCTTTCCTATCTGAGTAATAGTGTTCACTTTCTCTACCGTTACACCATACATTTTCTCTACCGCAGAAGCAATAGAAATCTTGTTGGCATCACGGCTAACTTCAAATGTATATTTGTTCTTCGCGTTTAACCCCTGAGTCTTCTCAGTTATGATGGGTCTTTTTAAGATACTCATAGTCTTAGTCTTTCAAAATGGTTTCTAATGGAGAAATCGCGCTCTCAGCCAACAATATGGTATCTGTATTCACCAAATCATAAGTGTTCACCGAATTAACATCTACTACCTTAGTCTTAGGGATGTTTCTCGCAGACAAGTACAAGTTGTTCTCAGATCCGTTAACCACAAACAATGTCTTCTTACCGCTTAATGATAAAGCATTCAAGAATTCAACATAAGCTTTGGTTTTAGGCGTGTCAAAACCGAAGTCCTCTACCACTTTCAATTGATTCTCTGCTAAACGTGCAGATAAAACAGATTTACGAGCCAATTGCTTCACTTTCAAGTTCAACTTGAAATCATAATTGCGAGGACGTGGACCGAATACTCTACCACCACCTACATAAATAGGCGCCTTAGCAGAACCATGACGAGCTCCACCTGATCCTTTCTGACGAAGCAATTTCTTTGTAGAACGTGCAACTTCCGCTCTCTCTTTAGATTTGTGAGTACCTTGACGCTGTGCAGCCAAATAGTGCTTCACATCTAACCATACCACGTGCTGGTTTGGCTCAATACCGAAAACCTCTTCGCTTAACTTTAAAGTCTTGCCGGTTTCCTGTCCTGTTTTGTTAATTACTTTTACTTCCATTCTTTTAGCTGTTTTTCGATGTCGTCAGCCACGACCTTTAAAATTGAATAATTACTTATGCAAAGTCACTATACCGTTCTTTCCACCAGGAACTGATCCGGATACAATGATTAAGTTCTTCTCAGGGAACAACTTCAACACTTGAAGGTTTTGAATAGTCACTTTCGTGTTACCCATTCTACCCGCCATTCTCAAACCTTTGAATACTCTCGCAGGATAAGAACAGGCACCAATAGAACCAGGAGCACGTAAACGGTTATGCTGACCGTGTGTAGACTGACCTACCCCACCGAATCCATGACGCTTAACCACACCTTGGAATCCTTTTCCTTTGGTATTGCCACTAACATCCACAAATTCACCTTCAACAAATACATCCTCCACCTTAATGGTGTCTCCTAATGCAAACTCCTTTTCGAATTCTTTGAATTCTACTAACTTACGCTTAGGAGTGGTGTTAGCCTTCTTAAAGTGACCTAAAAGTGCTTTTGTAGTTCTCTTCTCTTTCTTCTCACCAAAGCCTAACTGAATAGCATTGTATCCGTCAGTCTCTTCAGTTCTTACCTGAGTAACTACGCAAGGGCCTGCTTCAATCACTGTACAAGGCACAGCCGCACCATTGTTGAAAATGGTGGTCATCCCTATTTTTTTTCCAATAATACCAGACATATTTATAATTTATATTATTCGCAATTATGCACTCTAAACATGAAACGGGCTGCAAAGGTATGAATACCAATCCACTATTACAAATTTAAAGCAAGTTTTTAACTCCAGAGGTTGGCATACGAACCAACATGAACAACACCGTGAACCATTTAGGTAAGGCTACTTTATATTGCAGGAACAAGCCTTGTTACCTCACTGTGATTTCCATAAAACTTCGCGAATGGATCCTGAGTCCAGATTTTGATGGTTTCGGCCCTTAAAACCGACTTCTCAAAACCATTAGAGAAAAGACTCCTTCCGGGAATTGCGGTGCAAAGATAAAGATAATTCTTTAATGATGAAAAGTTTGCGTAGATATTTTTGAGGAAATCTACAACTTACCCCTCTCCTAAGTATTTGATTACCCGATAATAACCCCTATTTGGCCTTATTCAGGTTCTTATACAATTGAATAGCTCCATAAACTATCGCACCGAAAAGCAGTACCTTAATACCGACCACCACTTTTATACCTAGTAACTCCTGAAATCCTAAACTGCTCATTGTGATATTCCCTTTAATATCACAATATACAATAATCTGATTATCAATCCATAATATAGAATCTTTTCCCTACTCTTTCACCACTTCCAATACCCTATACCATGCCATCTTCGGACTACCGTCCCTGTTCCACAACAAAGGATAGTTTGTTCTGCCAGGTATAGGATAGTCGTTCTTCCATGACATGCCATCTTTCATTCCCCAAACCGTTACTCTATCTATCTTATCCCTCTTCCTGTAAAATATCTCAAACAACTCCTTATACCTCCTAGCCAATTGCTCCTCTACCTCCGTAGGCAAACCATCCCGATAGGGATCCAAATACACCTTGAACTCCTCGTTCTGAAACTGCTTATGCATCATACCCTGCCCTATGATCTGCCCTTCTCTGGTTAAGGGAAGTACGTCCACATCCAGTTCCGTGATCATTACCTTTACCCCACAAGCCGCATATGCTTCTATTGCCGCCTCTATATACTCGCTTTTTGGATAATTCAAACCCCAATGCCCCTGAATCCCTACTCCGTCTATGCGGATACCTTCCGCTTGTAGCATCTTGATCATCCTTACTATACCTTTCACCTTCTCCGGTCGCCAAGCATTAAAATCATTATAATACAACTCCGTGTCCGGGGCATACTCGGCAGCATATTTAAAGGCCAACTTCACCAACTCATCTCCGCTTCCCACCCCATTCACCCACAATGTGGATCTATATGACCCATCATCATCTATGACCTCATTCACCACATCCCATGCATGTACCTTACCCGCATATCTCCCTGCCACTTTTTGAATGTGCTCTCTCAATTGCTCCTTGACATCCTCCGGACTCTTCTTACTACCGTCTGCCTGCTCAAAGAACCAAGAAGGAGTTTGATTATGCCAAATCAGGGTATGCCCCACGATAAACATGCCCTGAGCCCAACGTACAAACTCATCCGCCTTACTAAAATCATATACACCGGGCGCCGGACATACCTCTTCTGCCTTCATGACATTCTCCGGCGTCACGCTATTGAATTGCTGCTTCACCAAGGGATCCTGCATCATCTCCATATTCACCGCAGTTCCCATCTTAAAGGCACCTTTATACACTTCTTTAAGAGTTACTTCCTGTGCCATTCCCGGAAGTATGCCCCAAAACATCCATATTAGTTTCTTCACGCGCTATATTTTTTTTTACCAATATACAGATTTTCAATTACTTGTTCCAAAACTGATTTTACACAGCCTACCCCCTATTATTTTTGCTAATTTGATTTACTTCCAAAGGATTTCTTTCAGACACTTTTAACTCTCTAAATCTTCTAGTAATTTGTAAGCCATAACCTTAAGCACTATGAAGAACCTTTTGTTCCTTCTCCTCCCTTTTTTTTGCAATGCCCAATACTACGAGTTGAGAGTTTACCACTGTAACGAAGGAAAACTCGAAACCCTCCTTACACGTTTTCGTGATCATACAACAAAACTTTTTGAAAAACATGGCATGCGTAATGAAGGCTATTGGATTCCGGCACAAGGGAATGAACAAGTCCTTTACTATATCCTTTCTTATCCTTCCAAAGAGGATAGAGAAGCTTCATGGAAAGGATTTATGGCTGACCCCGTTTGGCAAGAGGTAGCTCGTAAATCTGAAGAAAATGGAAAGATCATAAACAAGATAGACTCCTATTTCATGACAGAGAACAAGGACCTGTCCCGAAATCAATTCTCACTACCTTCAAATGGGATTTTCGAATTAAGAATTTACGATATACTACCGGATCAGTATGCCAGAATCGTCAAGCGCTTCAAAGACCACACCCAAAGTCTATTTGAAAAGCAAGGCATGATCAACATGATGTATTACGATACCGAAAAGAATGAATTACTCTACCTCCTTTCTCACACTTCCTTAGAGGCAGCAGAAAAAGCATGGAAGGGCTTTCGTTCAGATCCCGCCTGGCTAAAAGTAAAAGATGACTCTGAAAAACCGGGTCCGATAGTCAAAGAGGTGCATTCCATTTTTCTAAAACCTACTGACTTCTCAGCCATTAAATGATTTAACCTAACCTATAAAAAATGAAAAGACTCTTCCTATTACTGTCCTTAGCTACGAGCCTGTGTTTCGCTCAAGTACAAGACGCACCTAAAAGAACAGAAGGAGAAGGCCCCTTCCCTCAATTGATCATCCGCGGTGTAACCCTTATTAACTCCACCGGCGCACCTCCATTGGGACCGGTAGATATTGTAGTGAAACAAAATAGAATTGCGGAGGTCCGACAAGTAGGCTACCCCGGAGTACCCATAGACCCTAGAAGAAGACCGGTGGCGAATCCGGGCGACAAAGAACTGGAATGCACCGGCATGTATCTGATGCCTGGTTTTGTAGACATGCACGGCCACATTGGCGGCAGAGCACAAGGCACCCCCTCCGAATACGTTTTCAAACTATGGCTTGGGCATGGTATAACCACCATCCGCGAACCGGGCTCGGGCAATGGAATTGACTGGACCCTGAACCACAAGAAGAAAAGTTGGAACAATGAGATAACCGCCCCCCGAATCATGGCTTATACTACCTTCGGTCAAGGTAGCAGAGAAGGCATACATACGGCAGAAGCAGCCAGAAACTGGGTGAGAGAAAATGCAAAAAAAGGAGCAGACGGTATCAAGTTCTTTGGAGCAGCACCTGAAGTTTTCAGGGCGGCATTGGACGAGAATAAAAAACTTGGATTGCGCTCAGCTTGCCACCATGCGCAGTTGGAAGTGGCCCGAATGAACGTACTTGCCACAGCGA harbors:
- the rplV gene encoding 50S ribosomal protein L22, which encodes MEAVAKLKDFPTSPRKARLVADLIRGKKVNQALGILTYQPQQAAPVIKKVLLSAIANWQNKNEDARIEDADLYVKTIMIDGGRMLKRLRPAPQGRAYRVRKRSQHITIVVDTLENQSA
- a CDS encoding endo-1,4-beta-xylanase, which encodes MKKLIWMFWGILPGMAQEVTLKEVYKGAFKMGTAVNMEMMQDPLVKQQFNSVTPENVMKAEEVCPAPGVYDFSKADEFVRWAQGMFIVGHTLIWHNQTPSWFFEQADGSKKSPEDVKEQLREHIQKVAGRYAGKVHAWDVVNEVIDDDGSYRSTLWVNGVGSGDELVKLAFKYAAEYAPDTELYYNDFNAWRPEKVKGIVRMIKMLQAEGIRIDGVGIQGHWGLNYPKSEYIEAAIEAYAACGVKVMITELDVDVLPLTREGQIIGQGMMHKQFQNEEFKVYLDPYRDGLPTEVEEQLARRYKELFEIFYRKRDKIDRVTVWGMKDGMSWKNDYPIPGRTNYPLLWNRDGSPKMAWYRVLEVVKE
- the rplD gene encoding 50S ribosomal protein L4, with protein sequence MEVKVINKTGQETGKTLKLSEEVFGIEPNQHVVWLDVKHYLAAQRQGTHKSKERAEVARSTKKLLRQKGSGGARHGSAKAPIYVGGGRVFGPRPRNYDFKLNLKVKQLARKSVLSARLAENQLKVVEDFGFDTPKTKAYVEFLNALSLSGKKTLFVVNGSENNLYLSARNIPKTKVVDVNSVNTYDLVNTDTILLAESAISPLETILKD
- the rpsS gene encoding 30S ribosomal protein S19; translated protein: MARSLKKGPYIDFRLENKIFAMNESGKKSVIKTWSRRSMISPDFIGHTFAVHNGNKFIPVYVTDNMIGHKLGEFAPTRNFRGHVNKKDKGKR
- the rplB gene encoding 50S ribosomal protein L2, whose amino-acid sequence is MAVKKLNPVTPGTRHRIAPNFSDVTTNKPEKSLLAVVKKTGGRNNEGHRTARYIGGGHKRRYRIIDFKRDKYDVPAEVLTIEYDPNRTSRIALVQYTDGEKRYIIAPQGLKVGQTIISGEKVAPEVGNALILKNMPLGTIVHNIELTPGKGAQMARSAGTYAQVLAKEGKYVTLKMPSGEMRLVLANSMATVGSVSNPDHMNVVLGKAGRNRWLGRRPRVRGVVMNPVDHPMGGGEGRASGGHPRSRNGLLAKGKKTRSKNKYSNKLIISRRTK
- the rplC gene encoding 50S ribosomal protein L3, whose protein sequence is MSGIIGKKIGMTTIFNNGAAVPCTVIEAGPCVVTQVRTEETDGYNAIQLGFGEKKEKRTTKALLGHFKKANTTPKRKLVEFKEFEKEFALGDTIKVEDVFVEGEFVDVSGNTKGKGFQGVVKRHGFGGVGQSTHGQHNRLRAPGSIGACSYPARVFKGLRMAGRMGNTKVTIQNLQVLKLFPEKNLIIVSGSVPGGKNGIVTLHK
- a CDS encoding NIPSNAP family protein, which encodes MKNLLFLLLPFFCNAQYYELRVYHCNEGKLETLLTRFRDHTTKLFEKHGMRNEGYWIPAQGNEQVLYYILSYPSKEDREASWKGFMADPVWQEVARKSEENGKIINKIDSYFMTENKDLSRNQFSLPSNGIFELRIYDILPDQYARIVKRFKDHTQSLFEKQGMINMMYYDTEKNELLYLLSHTSLEAAEKAWKGFRSDPAWLKVKDDSEKPGPIVKEVHSIFLKPTDFSAIK
- the rplW gene encoding 50S ribosomal protein L23 — its product is MSILKRPIITEKTQGLNAKNKYTFEVSRDANKISIASAVEKMYGVTVEKVNTITQIGKKKSRMTRTKVTSGRTSTYKKAIVTLKEGEIIDFYAEL